In Enoplosus armatus isolate fEnoArm2 chromosome 12, fEnoArm2.hap1, whole genome shotgun sequence, the DNA window CAGAGCCTGTTTGTGCCTTTAGCGTTGTTTACTTCCAGTGAAATTACTTCGGTAATTACAGCTTTTCCTCGTAACAGTGCAGATGTTACATGATGAGCCAGTTCCTCAAGAGACTTAGTGACCAGACAGGGCGAAGAATGAAGAATGCACACTGAAGTAAAATCATGAATTATTCTCTCAGTTGGTGTAGATTTTACAGCAACACTTTGATGAGGTTCAGTGCTACTAACCCTGAAGTATTCTTTAAAGCCTCTTTATGTCATTATCTTGATTTTCGTCAGAGTGAACTTTGTTCctgaagggaggaagggagtgGCTAAATGTTTCAAACAGGTTTATGGCTGCCTGTGAGCAAGTTTCAAACCAGGCCATTTGCATGTCAAAACTGGAATCCACACCCTCCATCGGCAGACTGCTTATCGTGTTGAGACAACCtccttgtctttgtttcttccaGCTGGCAGACACTAGCTTATCCACATATTGAACATAAGCTGAACATACATAAATCCAAGAGGGATATTCTGGGAGCAGTCGAGAGGATTTTCACAAAGTTCACAATCTAAATGTAAGTTACTGTTGTTGAGCATAAGATAATAGTGTTGTGACTCGCACGCTGAAGCCTCTGAGAGGTGTTCAACAAGAAGCAGCAGCTCTATAAGAATATCAATCGCctcagttttaaaatgaagcCTCTTAACAGTGGGAGGTTTGTGATAAAATGTGTGGATATGCTGTTTGTACAACACTGTGATGTTCAGTGTAGGTTATGATTAAATATACTGCAACAGCTCAATGTTTCTTTTACagtttgacatatttaaatGGCTCAACTTAACTGAACTCAATGGATCTTTGACAGCCAGAACTTGTAAACATGTTCAAACTGTGTGTAAACATATGATTGTACAAGCACAACAGTAGAGTCCATAAATGTTAcctgaaaacaaagaggaaaggATGGCTGTTACTCTGTGTTATTCATATGCAGTGAAAGCTACAATTTTACCGGCAGCTAAAGCTGAAAGTGAAACGTTCACACAAACTTTCCCATACCAGGTTCTCAGCCGCACAGTGCTTTAAAATCACAGTAAATCGAGTaaacttcttctttctctgctcgCTTGACATTCACATGTATCAGATATGAGAGATAACATAGTATCTCTACCAAAGGGAAAAGTTTGAATCTTTAAATTGTCACCTGTTTCTGCCTGACTGCACTGCAATGTTTGCTTTCATCCAGTGAGGTTTGAGAGGAATCAGAATCTTTTTTTAGCGCCATTCATTTCAAGCGAAGACACTTTAATCAAGGTGAAATTGAATGGTTGTATGGTGTAACAAAAGCGTattgtgcatgtttatgttgttaatttcttcttcattccccagatgtaggcgatgattcgatgatggaaggagactccgctgatactgacttttcacataatattctttatttgcatcaaagatcaggatcaacaggcatgcgcatcttgacctgtacagcacccgtagccgaatcagtactgctgccccgaacactgttcaaactcgtcttttatacatttaggcatacatgggatcctactataacacatgagtctgtaaacttATATCTCCCTAGGGTCCCCCAAAACCCGATGATAGCCAAGTTATTTGCGCAACAGCCAAgaagaaaggggaaaagagaCCCCCATAACTCCCACATACCAAGAAGACCTCATCCAACAATAAcgaatcttatcagtatggggccccaacatctgctagttatttaactggaacattgcatacgtgacaactttgtactatatattattttatgaaaagactacttttatgagtagtgtcaaataatacacatcatttACATGGTTTTGCAGAACGTGGAAGATTATTTTAAAAGCTTTACTAAAGTCGGACTTTCTGCTGTTTACTCTTCCACAACCATTTATTTACACTGGTATTATTTTACCCCACCTTAAATTTGAAGTGCACTACAGGTGCAGCAATAACATTTGCCCCGTGGGCATGCACTGCTAGTCATCATTTAATTCTTGACTGTGAACAGGTTCATGTCATATAATGATGAGTCAGTTTTCATGATGTGGCTTGTTGGAAGCGAATCTGGTATATCTTTCTAACAGGTATATTTGCATCTAAAGTACTGTATAATACTGTTACAGAAAGTCTTACAGGTGGAAATAATGAGTAtgcattgctgtgtttttgaacTCAACGTTCTGGAAAATGTAAGCCTCTTTGCTGCTGTGGGACACACACTcccaaagtaaacaaacactaGAACATTTAAAATTCCTGCTCTGCTTCTAAGAACAACAAGTCATCTAACTAATCATCTAACTGCGCATTAACAAGTAGTTCCTGAATAACTTTGAATCAACTTAGCTTATTAGATGTTGTGCCATTTATCAGCCAATTCAGAGTTAATCACGACCAATACACAATAACGTGGTTAATATTCTGTTATGTTCTTAGTAACTTAACTTCTACACAGTCTGTGATTCAGTGTTACTCAGTGAAAGTGAACTGCTAGTTAGCTATTCATTAATCGTCACACAggtcctgtttttgtttctcaggaATGTGTTGACCTCattgtaaaatgtcacaaactgTAAAACCAATTTAGTTTATACATATCATGACAACCAGAAGCAACATTGTTGTATGACTATTGCAGCTTTTGGTGTTTTAACTTGATATTTGCCTATGCTAAGCTATGTTACACAGAGTTTAATATAtgatttcaattaaattttaaatttcTTCGTTATTACACTTAACAAGAGCGAGACCTGTTCTAATGTTTGTTCTCTGATCCTCTTACATCATGTCATTGATTTCTTTGATCTATGGCAGGTCCTACTGAAACAGTCTGGAGCGATGGAGTCTTCAGAGTTTTCTCGGCTGTCATCCCTGAGGGGGGAGTTTAAATCAGAAGATTACATCCAACCCCACTATAAGGAGGCATATCGCTTGGCGATTGACTGCCTGGTAAGCGGCGGCAGAGACAGTTACCAGGAGTTCCTCAAGGGAGAACGCATTGGGAGCTTCCTCTCAGAGAAAGagctcctcttcatcactgagAACGCAGAACAGCTCCCACCTCAAATCCACGCAGAGGAAATCAATGGTCCGCCGGACAACCAATCATCCTCAGGGACGTACTGGCCCATCCACTCAGATGTGGACACGCCGGATTTGGACTTAGGGTGGCCGGAGATCATGCACGAAAGACTACAGACAAATATAGATCTGCTCTTTCATCCACCAAGACCAAACAACCCCACCATCAAAGAGGTGATCCGGAAGAAAATTCAGGAAGCAAGACAGGTAATCAAAACTACCTGCGACAATGtgctgagacagaaacagaaaagaaatctcTGTTGTGTGGTGTTCATACTGATGAAGCTCGGTCTCAGAGCAGCAAATGAGTTCAGACGTACTGTTGTTTCCGCTGTGTTTAGTCTGACTACTGTGCTCTTCTGAAGTATGTCGTAAGCACCTTCCCCCCTCAGGCAGTTCCACAGAGCTTTGTTGTGCTCACTCTCAAGTGTAAAGGAGTGTCTGCTTGGGTTGCTCAGGTCAAAATCTGGTTTTGCAACTTACCATCATGAGAAGGCGGTGTGGGAACCACATACATGGACTAGCAGTACATTATCCTTTGCACAATGCCTCAGTTAGTTCTCAGATTGTGTCATAATGAATCATAAACTAGTTTTGTAGCTCAAAATTGTGGTTAGTAGACGATTAGTATTTTGCTGCACTGCATTGTTACAGCCTTGTTACTgctccattttctctccatttaaCCAACTTACACAGCAAAAGACCGACAGGAAGGTccggagagaaagaaataaagactcCATCTCGTTTTACATATCACAAAGAGATAATTAAACCCTTTACTTTCTTCCCCATAATTACAACCAGTGCAGTGTTAAGTAAATTCAATTCATACAAATTGCAGATAAATATGTTTTGGGACGCAGCAGCTGGAATATCGCATGTCTCTACGCATTTCTAGGACGTTGCATACATGATTAAGAATGACTAACAATTCGTTCATCTGAGGAACAGAAATCTTTTCACAGAAACCTCCTACACAggaaattaaaaggaaataaattaGTCTAAACAACACGCAACATTCAATATGTTCCAACTGCATCACTGAGTGAAATTAAGATTAGAAATCATGGTGACTTTCACTGTATATGCTTAGTCGGTGTCTCGTTTACGATAACTactcactttgtttttgttggcatCACTCTGAAGTTTGAATCCGTCTGTTTCTAGCTGTCAGACTCACATTTATcattcagtgtgagtgtgttcttAAATGGGTCATCCACAGATTTCAGTGTAAACTGCTTATATGCACTATACCCACTCTGGTCTTTGGCACGTTGAACTGATCATGATTTATTCACTTTGTCCTCGCAGGTCATTGCCATTGTGATGGACATGTTCACTGATGTCGATATATTCAAAGAAACTGTTGATGCATCTATACGAGGGGTCCCGGTCTATGTGCTTTTAGATGATTTCCATTTGAAAAGTTTCCTCACAATGGCTGAAAGTCAAGATGTAAAAATTCAACAACTCAGAGTAAGTATATGATTTAAAAATCGATTAGATTTGATAATGGTCTATTTCATCCAATTactctttttaaaataatttgatcTCCTTCTTGCCTCTCGAAAATAGAGGATGAGCCTTCTCTGCTTTGGACAGAGAAAGACTAGCTGTCTCCAGTCCTTATGAAAAGCAAAGCTAACCAGCTAATGGCTAATctaactctgggcaagaaaacaaataaggacattttccaaaatgtgtaACTATTCAAATTTTGTGCAGTTATCTGCCTATGAGCCTAAATTTACATGCATACAAATGTCTATTAGACTCTTTTTAATACACTGTATTAGATCTAAGTCTTAATTCAAAGCCTGGTTTCTCCAGTTTTTTGGGTGGAGTCATAATTTTTTATCTGGCAGATGCAAACACACCCTTTAATTTCCCATCACTGTGAGTGCATTTCATATgccatcaacaacaacaactcaggGAGTTGACAAACAGTATTTCTAATCTTCAGAATGATGTTTATCTTCACAGTACATCTGTTCTTCTCAGATGTTTATTTGATGATTGACTTATCTTATTACCTTCTGCTGTAAAATGTTACagtaatattttctttctctgctctgacCACAGAATATGAGGGTGCGCACTGTGAAAGGTCAGGGTTACCTCTGTCGATCAGGAGCTAAATTTCATGGGGCAATGGAGCAGAAGTTTCTTTTAGTCGACTGCCACACAGCCATTTATGGCTCATACAGGTAAATAAAACTGCAGTACAAGAGGAGCTGTGGTTGGGACCACCGAGGTGTGAACTAAATGTATTGATAAAGCAAAGCACcacatttactgtcattttCTACAAAATTGCTGTCATCATTTCATACTGATGCCTTCTGAAGTAGTTTGTGACTAAACTTTGTTCATGAATGTGGAAGAAAAACTGGTTTCTTGAAAATGTGGTTATAGAAAAGTTAAACACTAATAACAAAAGAataagtgaaatgtttttaaataattatttttgttttcacttttccacATCTGGATAACGAGTCATCATCAGCCTGTTTTCTCCATATGAAGTTGATCAATAttcctgttttggtttgtttacagcttCACTTGGTCATTTGAGAAGATCAATCTGAGCATGGTGCAGGTCATCACAGGCCATTTAGTGAAGTCCTATGACGAAGAGTTTCGGACACTCTACGCCCGGTCGAGTGTGCCAGCTGAACTGTGTCCCCCAGAGGGGTTGTTCCAACGCAACGGACAGATTTTGCCAAAATCTCATTCAGGCCAAAAAATTGAGCGGAGGGACCAGTTGAGGCATACGCTGGACACAGTCTATAGGAAGACCTGTGAGAGACAACTAGGCACAAGAGACCTTGAAGAGAGGCTCTTTGAAGAGGAATCTAACAAGCTTAGGCCCTTGATTGAAAATGGGATCGGTGCTCCGAACCAGATGCCCCAATTTCAGTCTTCAGAGATGATGAACTTCTTGAAAAGGCACAGCTATGCTGGGGAGAGACAAGATGGATGCATGCCACAGAACGTCAGACCCAGAGCGAGCAACTGGAATATCTCTAGAGAAACAGGAAACGGAGCAAACAACTACCCCATGGACAATTATTTACAAGTGCCACAGATACACAGAGATCAAAACATGCGTCAGTCTTACAATGGCAACGACAAAAATATTCTGTCCATGCAGCAGAACATGCCAACACTGGAGAATACATCCAAGTCTTTCATGCGCACATTGAGGATTGAGTCTTACCTCAAAAACCCTGACATCCCATTTGGAGACTCTTGTGACTATTTAGACCAGTTTGAACCACTGGACAAAGCTAGCTCCTTCATGCAGGGAAGAATAAGGTCTTCCCTAGTTTTAAGGTCCACCATACCAGAGCAAATGGAgccaaacagacacataaaccTCTCCTCCACTGGTGTTAGCTCCTCAGCAGCACCAAACACTCCTTTGCACTACTCATTCATGCAGTGGAATCCGACAGCAGCCGCTGATAATAGAATGAATAATGATGAGTTCATGTCAAAGAGGCAAAGTATGCAGATTTTGGATGACAATCGAAATAACACAAGCTATGGTCCAGGTAAAAACTCTTACCACTCTGTATACGCCAGCCTAGGCAGAACTAAAGGTGGACACATGATTCCAAACCCTGACAACCTGTCAGACAATTGGAACAAAAGGCACAGCGTGGCAGATCCTAGATCAAACACTGAGTACACACATGAATCATCAGGTCACATGTATGGAGCTTTTGCCAGGATGCAAGTAAATAGAAGCAAAGCAGGGATCAATGCACAGAATGGCGGATATGGGTCAAATCTGAATGAGGATCAGAGGTCTGTCTCTCATTATGATGTCAAAAGtatcacagacacaaagagctCTAGTTCTACCGACTGGCAGGAGCCGCCATCCAGGACTGTGTCTGCAGCAGCCCTGGATGCGAATAGCAAGGATTTGACAGCTAAATCCAATAACATGGGCTCTCATTATTTTCTACAGAAGAGTTCCAAGAAATTAAAATCCTTATTGCACATACCAGAGAAAAAAGAGGGGTCAATTGGAACCATGGGAACACAGAGCCTGAACTCAGGTGGCAGTACAGACACCATAACAGCCGAGGATGAGGAAAGGCTATCAGACGGACGAAGAAAACACCAAAGCACAACCAGCTCCGTCAGGTCCTCTTCTGAGCACCAGAGGAACCGGCTAGAGGACGACCATCTGAAATCTTCAAAACCTCGATTCCGTACTGAGGAGCACCGGAATCCACCGCAGATCTCTTTCCTCAAAACCACCGCGCTGAAGAAACCCAGCGTTCTTGACAGAAGCGCGAGGCCCGGCCTTGACACAGGAAACTTGAGCAAAGATCGAGGTGCCGAGACTCGCCTGTACAGCAGATTTGAGCCTCTCTGCTCATTCGAAAAGAAACCCTCTGTGCGCTCTGCACACGCCTTTCGAACCACACTCTCTCAGGAGAAACCCAAAGCCTTTCCAAAAGGTGAGGCAGCTATTGAACACAACCTCACTCAGGCTGCACGAGGGCACCATGAAAATAAGCTGGAGAAATTCATTCAAAGAGTGGGAAATCTCATACACA includes these proteins:
- the fam83b gene encoding protein FAM83B produces the protein MESSEFSRLSSLRGEFKSEDYIQPHYKEAYRLAIDCLVSGGRDSYQEFLKGERIGSFLSEKELLFITENAEQLPPQIHAEEINGPPDNQSSSGTYWPIHSDVDTPDLDLGWPEIMHERLQTNIDLLFHPPRPNNPTIKEVIRKKIQEARQVIAIVMDMFTDVDIFKETVDASIRGVPVYVLLDDFHLKSFLTMAESQDVKIQQLRNMRVRTVKGQGYLCRSGAKFHGAMEQKFLLVDCHTAIYGSYSFTWSFEKINLSMVQVITGHLVKSYDEEFRTLYARSSVPAELCPPEGLFQRNGQILPKSHSGQKIERRDQLRHTLDTVYRKTCERQLGTRDLEERLFEEESNKLRPLIENGIGAPNQMPQFQSSEMMNFLKRHSYAGERQDGCMPQNVRPRASNWNISRETGNGANNYPMDNYLQVPQIHRDQNMRQSYNGNDKNILSMQQNMPTLENTSKSFMRTLRIESYLKNPDIPFGDSCDYLDQFEPLDKASSFMQGRIRSSLVLRSTIPEQMEPNRHINLSSTGVSSSAAPNTPLHYSFMQWNPTAAADNRMNNDEFMSKRQSMQILDDNRNNTSYGPGKNSYHSVYASLGRTKGGHMIPNPDNLSDNWNKRHSVADPRSNTEYTHESSGHMYGAFARMQVNRSKAGINAQNGGYGSNLNEDQRSVSHYDVKSITDTKSSSSTDWQEPPSRTVSAAALDANSKDLTAKSNNMGSHYFLQKSSKKLKSLLHIPEKKEGSIGTMGTQSLNSGGSTDTITAEDEERLSDGRRKHQSTTSSVRSSSEHQRNRLEDDHLKSSKPRFRTEEHRNPPQISFLKTTALKKPSVLDRSARPGLDTGNLSKDRGAETRLYSRFEPLCSFEKKPSVRSAHAFRTTLSQEKPKAFPKGEAAIEHNLTQAARGHHENKLEKFIQRVGNLIHKNK